From the Tripterygium wilfordii isolate XIE 37 chromosome 6, ASM1340144v1, whole genome shotgun sequence genome, one window contains:
- the LOC119999680 gene encoding respiratory burst oxidase homolog protein D-like codes for MRGEESRGAYSDNNSDTESIASDRSTFSGQLGAPIRKRPSKKSARFNIPPVEPPRSSVNGEADDGSSFVEITLDIGEDSVAVHSVQAAGGEGHEDPELALLAKKTLEGKSASFRSFLFHSTSSHIKQVSQELKRLTSFSRRPSAARRFDRTKSAAAHALKGLKFITAKTGGGGGGWPAVEKRFDDLTASTSGLLSSSLFGECIGMNKDSKEFSLELFGALARRHNITGDSINKAQLKDFWDQISNESFDARLQTFFDMVDKDADGRITEEEVREIISLSASANKLSNIQKQAKEYAAMIMEELDPDNAGYIMIYNLETLLLQAPNQSVRMGDSKVLSQLLSQKLKPTQLNNPISRWYEKIKYFLLDNWQRVWIMMLWLGILAGLFTYKFIQYKNKEVFEVMGYCVCVAKGGAETLKFNMAIILLPVCRNTITWLRNKTKLGKAVPFDDNLNFHKVIAIGIAVGVGLHAGAHLTCDFPRLLHATEEEYEPLEKYFGEEQPQNYWWFVKGVEGVTGIIMVVLMAIAFTLATPWFRRSRLNLPKALKKLTGFNAFWYSHHLFVIVYTLLIVHGIYLYLTKIWYQKTTWMYLAVPVLLYACERLIRAFRSSIKPVKILKVAVYPGNVLALHMSKPHGFKYKSGQYMFVNCAAVSPFEWHPFSITSAPGDDYLSVHIRTLGDWTRQLKTVFSQVCQPPPAGKSGLLRADGNNPSFPKILIDGPFGAPAQDYKQYDVVLLVGLGIGATPMISIVKDIINNMKTRSEDDEALESGLESGRSTPNNNTTRNKFKTTKAYFYWVTREQGSFEWFKGIMNEVAEMDEKGVIELHNYCTSVYEEGDARSALITMLQSLHHAKNGVDVISGTRVKSHFAKPNWRQVYKRIALQHPDARIGVFYCGAPAPIKELRQLALDFSHRTTTKFDFHKENF; via the exons atgagaggCGAAGAAAGCAGAGGAGCTTACTCTGATAACAACTCCGACACAGAGAGCATCGCAAGCGACAGGTCCACATTCAGTGGTCAATTAGGTGCTCCAATCAGAAAACGTCCCTCCAAGAAAAGTGCCCGCTTCAACATTCCTCCAGTCGAACCACCGAGATCCTCCGTAAATGGCGAAGCAGACGATGGTTCATCTTTTGTGGAAATCACTCTCGATATCGGAGAAGACTCTGTGGCCGTTCACAGCGTTCAAGCTGCAGGGGGAGAAGGTCATGAGGATCCGGAACTGGCTTTGTTGGCTAAGAAGACGTTAGAGGGGAAGTCGGCGTCGTTTCGATCGTTTCTGTTTCATAGCACTTCCTCGCACATCAAGCAAGTCTCTCAAGAGCTCAAACGGTTAACTTCCTTCTCGAGGAGACCGTCTGCTGCTAGACGGTTCGACCGGACCAAATCTGCTGCAGCTCATGCCTTGAAGGGGCTTAAGTTCATCACTGCCAAGACTGGTGGCGGTGGAGGTGGATGGCCCGCCGTGGAGAAGCGGTTTGATGACCTCACCGCATCTACTAGCGGGCTTCTTAGCTCTTCCTTGTTCGGTGAATGCATAG GGATGAACAAGGATTCCAAGGAGTTTTCATTGGAACTGTTTGGCGCTCTTGCTCGGAGACATAACATCACCGGTGATTCAATCAACAAAGCTCAACTGAAAGATTTCTGGGATCAGATTTCAAATGAAAGCTTTGATGCAAGGCTTCAAACTTTCTTTGACAT GGTGGACAAAGATGCCGACGGAAGAATCACAGAAGAAGAAGTCAGAGAG ATTATCAGTCTCAGTGCTTCTGCAAACaagctttcaaacattcaaaagcaagCAAAGGAGTATGCAGCAATGATCATGGAAGAACTCGATCCTGACAATGCCGGTTACATCATG ATATACAACCTGGAAACTCTGTTATTACAAGCTCCAAACCAATCTGTGAGAATGGGAGACAGCAAAGTTTTGAGCCAACTCTTGAGTCAAAAGCTGAAACCAACTCAATTGAACAACCCAATAAGCAGATGGTATGAGAAGATCAAGTATTTCTTATTAGATAACTGGCAGAGAGTCTGGATTATGATGTTATGGCTGGGAATCCTTGCCGGCTTATTCACATACAAGTTCATCcaatacaaaaacaaagagGTGTTCGAAGTGATGGGCTATTGCGTTTGCGTCGCCAAAGGAGGAGCAGAGACTCTGAAATTCAACATGGCAATTATTCTTCTCCCAGTTTGCAGAAACACAATTACTTGGCTTCGAAACAAGACTAAATTAGGCAAGGCCGTGCCTTTCGATGACAATCTCaactttcataaggtaattgCCATTGGAATAGCAGTTGGAGTAGGACTACATGCTGGTGCTCATCTAACATGTGACTTCCCTCGGCTTCTTCACGCCACCGAAGAGGAATACGAGCctttggaaaaatattttggGGAGGAACAGCCCCAGAATTACTGGTGGTTTGTCAAGGGTGTGGAAGGGGTTACTGGAATTATAATGGTGGTGTTAATGGCCATAGCGTTTACGCTAGCCACGCCTTGGTTCAGACGTAGCAGGCTCAACTTACCAAAAGCTCTAAAGAAGCTCACAGGGTTCAATGCTTTCTGGTACTCTCACCATCTTTTTGTCATTGTCTACACCCTTCTCATTGTTCATGGCATCTACCTCTACCTCACCAAAATATGGTACCAAAAAACA ACATGGATGTACCTTGCGGTGCCGGTGCTTCTTTACGCCTGTGAAAGGTTGATCAGAGCGTTCAGATCAAGCATCAAACCAGTCAAGATTCTGAAGGTTGCTGTGTATCCAGGCAATGTGCTAGCTCTGCACATGTCAAAGCCCCATGGATTCAAGTACAAGAGTGGCCAATACATGTTCGTCAATTGCGCTGCTGTTTCTCCCTTCGAATG GCATCCATTTTCAATCACTTCAGCTCCCGGAGACGATTACCTTAGTGTCCACATTCGAACTCTAGGCGATTGGACTCGGCAGCTCAAAACTGTCTTCTCCCAG GTATGTCAGCCTCCTCCAGCTGGCAAGAGTGGATTACTTAGAGCCGATGGAAACAATCCCAG CTTCCCAAAGATTCTGATCGACGGCCCATTTGGAGCACCAGCACAAGACTACAAACAGTACGATGTAGTACTTCTGGTCGGCCTCGGAATCGGAGCGACGCCGATGATTAGTATCGTCAAGGACATCATTAACAACATGAAAACCCGATCCGAAGACGACGAAGCATTGGAGTCAGGGCTCGAGAGCGGCAGATCAACCCCAAACAACAACACCACcagaaacaaattcaaaaccACGAAAGCCTACTTTTACTGGGTAACGAGAGAGCAAGGATCGTTCGAATGGTTCAAAGGGATAATGAATGAGGTGGCGGAGATGGACGAGAAGGGCGTGATTGAGCTTCACAATTACTGCACCAGTGTGTACGAAGAAGGCGATGCCAGATCAGCCCTAATTACTATGCTCCAGTCCCTCCACCACGCGAAGAACGGAGTCGACGTTATTTCGGGAACTCGCGTCAAATCCCATTTCGCAAAACCTAATTGGCGACAAGTCTACAAGCGAATCGCACTCCAACATCCAGACGCACGAATTG GAGTTTTCTATTGTGGGGCACCAGCACCAATTAAGGAGCTAAGGCAATTAGCGTTGGACTTCTCTCACAGGACAACCacaaagtttgattttcataaAGAGAATTTttag
- the LOC119999463 gene encoding uncharacterized protein LOC119999463, whose protein sequence is MKERQKMGKLWKIAAVVAVAAAGRELSKRYGLEKDDAIKLLGEWSDRLGVWAIPCYVAIHTVTLALCLPYAIFFEAAASLLFGFFPAVLCVFSAKILGASLSFGIGRLVFKCSGSAREWIKRNKYFHILSTGVERDGWKFVLLARFSPVPSYVINYALSATNMRFLLDFLLPTVIGCVPKILQNTSLGSLAGAAVASASGSQKSKLQSYIFPPIGIVSSILISLRIKQYSTSIIVAESVPGDSSNVKDLSQTHSGTEEGKGDEKKQ, encoded by the exons ATGAAGGAAAGACAAAAAATGGGGAAATTGTGGAAGATAGCAGCAGTCGTGGCAGTTGCGGCGGCAGGGAGGGAACTGAGCAAGCGATATGGATTAGAGAAAGACGACGCTATCAAGTTACTTGGAGAATGGTCGGATCGGCTTGGTGTTTGGGCGATCCCGTGCTACGTTGCTATCCACACCGTCACTCTCGCTCTCTGCCTTCCCTACGCCATTTTCTTTGAAGCTGCGGCTTCTCTCCTCTTCGGATTCTTCCCGGCCGTCCTCTGCGTCTTCTCGGCTAAAATCCTTGGAGCCTCTCTCTCATTCGGGATCGGCAG GCTGGTCTTCAAGTGTTCAGGCTCAGCAAGGGAGTGgatcaaaagaaacaaatactTCCACATACTTTCAACAGGGGTTGAAAGAGATGGATGGAAATTCGTCCTTCTTGCTCGCTTCTCACCAGTGCCCTCCTACGTCATAAACTATGCCCTATCTGCAACAAATATGCGGTTTTTGTTGGATTTCCTGCTTCCTACAGTAATTGGCTGCGTGCCGAAGATTTTACAGAATACATCCCTTGGCAGCCTTGCTGGTGCTGCAGTTGCTTCGGCATCTGGCTCGCAGAAGTCTAAGCTTCAGTCTTACATATTTCCCCCGATTGGGATTGTATCAAGCATTCTTATTTCCTTAAGAATTAAACAATATTCTACTAGTATCATTGTAGCTGAATCCGTTCCTGGCGATTCTAGTAACGTTAAGGACTTGTCTCAAACTCATTCTGGCACAGAGGAAGGCAAGGGAGATGAGAAAAAACAATGA